In Pseudomonas alcaliphila JAB1, a single window of DNA contains:
- a CDS encoding tRNA-(ms[2]io[6]A)-hydroxylase, whose translation MMLNAGQIPSSGEEPVSILQEILGFLGGVATPDAWLDEALRQQEILLLDHRNLEYKAAQTALSLMGRYLTKTELTARMSRLAREELVHFEQVSKIIRGRGIEVRHVSASRYAAGLRALLRGGEVERLVDVLVVGAFIEARSCERFAALVPRLDAELAKFYAGLLESEGRHYRGYLKLAYLYGDAADVDARIEVVRAVERELITTPDEQFRFHSGVPA comes from the coding sequence ATGATGTTAAATGCCGGGCAAATTCCGAGTAGCGGTGAAGAACCTGTGTCGATTCTGCAGGAAATTCTCGGGTTTCTTGGTGGCGTCGCCACGCCTGATGCCTGGCTGGACGAGGCCTTGCGCCAGCAGGAAATCCTCCTGCTTGACCACCGCAATCTGGAATACAAGGCGGCACAGACGGCCCTGAGCCTGATGGGGCGCTACCTGACCAAGACCGAATTGACCGCGAGAATGTCGCGTTTGGCTCGTGAGGAGCTGGTGCACTTCGAGCAGGTGAGCAAGATCATTCGTGGGCGTGGTATCGAGGTTCGCCATGTTTCCGCGTCGCGCTACGCCGCAGGGCTGCGGGCGCTGTTGCGTGGTGGCGAAGTGGAGCGGCTGGTGGATGTGCTGGTGGTGGGCGCCTTCATCGAGGCGCGCTCCTGCGAACGCTTCGCTGCCCTGGTACCGCGTCTGGATGCCGAACTGGCCAAGTTCTACGCCGGGTTGCTGGAGAGCGAAGGGCGCCACTACCGGGGCTATCTCAAGCTCGCTTACCTGTATGGCGACGCGGCCGATGTCGATGCGCGTATCGAGGTGGTGCGCGCGGTGGAGCGGGAGCTGATCACCACGCCGGACGAGCAATTCCGTTTCCATAGTGGTGTGCCCGCATAA
- a CDS encoding DUF1289 domain-containing protein, whose protein sequence is MSNQRIKTPCVGLCSTVYGDVVCRGCKRFHHEVINWNSYNDDEKRAVWTRLEVLLVQVMTAKVEVFDGQRLRGQLEQRQIRFVPQQSPYCWAYQLIARGARVINQLEAYGMVLLPEFRYWALPELRDAIDREFFLLSEAHYERYIAPKFLREGLELRV, encoded by the coding sequence ATGTCCAATCAGCGCATCAAGACGCCTTGTGTGGGGCTGTGTTCGACCGTTTACGGCGATGTCGTGTGCCGCGGTTGCAAGCGCTTCCACCATGAGGTGATCAACTGGAACAGCTACAACGATGACGAGAAGCGTGCGGTGTGGACGCGGCTGGAAGTGTTGCTGGTGCAGGTGATGACCGCCAAGGTGGAAGTGTTCGACGGGCAGCGTCTGCGCGGGCAACTGGAGCAGCGGCAGATTCGCTTCGTGCCGCAGCAGTCGCCTTATTGCTGGGCCTATCAGCTGATCGCGCGGGGCGCGCGGGTGATCAATCAGCTGGAAGCCTACGGCATGGTGTTGCTGCCCGAGTTTCGCTACTGGGCGCTGCCTGAGTTGCGCGATGCCATCGACAGGGAATTCTTCCTGCTCTCCGAAGCGCACTACGAGCGCTATATCGCGCCGAAGTTTCTGCGCGAAGGGCTGGAACTGCGGGTTTAG
- the lpxH gene encoding UDP-2,3-diacylglucosamine diphosphatase, whose amino-acid sequence MILLISDLHLEEKRPDITRAFLHFLATRARQAEALYILGDFFEVWIGDDGMTPFQHEIAGALRELSNAGTRIYLMHGNRDFLIGKAFCREAGCTLLSDPHKVQMGGEPVLLMHGDSLCTLDVGYMKLRRWLRNPLSLLILRNLPLSTRQKLARKLRNESRAQTRMKASEIVDVTPEEVIKVMAAHDVRTLIHGHTHRPAVHELEVNGQAARRIVLGDWDRQGWALQVDETGFNQAPFELTL is encoded by the coding sequence ATGATCCTGCTGATCTCCGATCTGCACCTCGAAGAGAAACGCCCGGACATCACCCGGGCGTTTCTGCATTTTCTCGCCACGCGCGCGCGCCAGGCCGAAGCGCTGTACATCCTCGGCGACTTCTTCGAAGTCTGGATCGGCGACGACGGCATGACGCCCTTCCAGCACGAGATCGCCGGCGCCCTGCGCGAGCTGAGTAATGCAGGCACGCGCATCTACCTGATGCACGGTAATCGCGACTTTCTTATCGGCAAGGCGTTCTGCCGCGAGGCGGGCTGCACTTTGCTGAGCGACCCGCACAAAGTGCAGATGGGCGGCGAGCCGGTGCTGCTGATGCACGGCGACAGCCTGTGCACCCTCGATGTCGGCTACATGAAGTTGCGCCGCTGGCTGCGCAATCCGCTGTCGCTGCTGATCCTGCGCAACCTGCCACTGAGCACGCGACAGAAGCTGGCGCGCAAGCTGCGCAACGAAAGCCGCGCACAGACGCGAATGAAAGCCAGCGAGATTGTCGACGTCACGCCAGAGGAAGTGATCAAGGTGATGGCCGCGCATGACGTGCGCACGCTGATCCATGGTCACACCCACAGGCCGGCGGTGCATGAGCTGGAAGTCAACGGCCAAGCGGCACGGCGCATCGTGCTGGGGGACTGGGATCGCCAGGGCTGGGCGCTGCAGGTCGACGAAACGGGCTTCAACCAGGCGCCGTTCGAACTGACCTTGTAG
- a CDS encoding 3-oxoacyl-ACP reductase family protein: MSTQKTLENKVAFIQGGSRGIGAAIAQRLAKEGAAVALTYVSSAAGALDVVRAIEAAGGRAIAIQADSRDEQAIRGAIRHAVDTFGRLDILVNNAGVLAVAPIDEFSIEDLDRTLDVNVRSVVIASQEAARLMGEGGRIITIGSTNAERMPFAGGSVYALSKAAVAGFTKGLARDLGPRGITVNNVQPGPVDTDMNPDQGDFAESLKQTMALSRYGKAEEIASFVAYLAGPEAAYITGANLTIDGGFSA, from the coding sequence ATGAGCACTCAGAAAACACTCGAAAACAAGGTCGCCTTCATTCAGGGCGGCTCCCGCGGCATCGGTGCCGCCATTGCCCAGCGCCTGGCCAAGGAAGGTGCAGCCGTTGCACTGACCTATGTTTCATCGGCGGCTGGCGCCCTTGATGTGGTGCGTGCAATCGAAGCCGCTGGCGGCCGCGCCATCGCCATTCAGGCCGACAGCCGTGACGAGCAGGCCATTCGCGGCGCCATCCGCCATGCCGTGGACACCTTCGGTCGTCTCGATATTCTGGTGAACAATGCCGGTGTGCTGGCGGTGGCGCCGATCGATGAATTCAGCATCGAGGATCTGGATCGCACTCTGGACGTCAACGTGCGCAGCGTGGTGATCGCCAGCCAGGAAGCTGCGCGGCTGATGGGCGAGGGCGGCCGCATCATCACCATCGGCAGCACCAATGCAGAGCGCATGCCGTTCGCCGGTGGTTCGGTCTATGCCCTGAGCAAGGCAGCGGTGGCTGGTTTCACCAAGGGCTTGGCGCGTGACCTGGGGCCGCGCGGTATCACCGTCAACAACGTGCAGCCCGGCCCGGTGGATACCGACATGAACCCGGATCAGGGTGATTTCGCCGAGTCGCTGAAGCAGACCATGGCCCTGTCGCGCTATGGCAAGGCCGAAGAAATCGCCAGCTTCGTGGCTTACCTGGCTGGCCCCGAGGCGGCCTACATCACGGGCGCCAACCTGACCATCGACGGCGGCTTCTCGGCCTGA
- a CDS encoding MAPEG family protein, translated as MSLPFWCVFISALLIFIAKAPVARAMAEEGGGRYDNHHPRAQQARLTGFGARALAAHLNSIEAFPLFAAGVLMAHTTQTYGFLIDILAVTFVVSRVLYLLFYWWDLHWQRSLVWVVGLACSLLLMISPALK; from the coding sequence ATGAGCCTGCCGTTCTGGTGTGTCTTCATCAGCGCCTTGTTGATCTTCATCGCCAAGGCCCCGGTGGCCAGGGCCATGGCCGAGGAGGGCGGTGGTCGTTATGACAACCATCACCCGCGTGCCCAGCAGGCGCGTCTGACGGGTTTCGGCGCGCGTGCCCTGGCGGCGCATTTGAATAGTATCGAGGCCTTCCCACTGTTCGCGGCAGGTGTGCTGATGGCGCACACCACGCAGACCTACGGCTTTCTGATCGACATTCTCGCCGTCACCTTCGTCGTCAGTCGCGTGCTGTATCTGCTGTTCTATTGGTGGGATCTACACTGGCAGCGCAGTCTGGTATGGGTGGTGGGCCTGGCCTGTAGCCTGCTGCTGATGATCAGCCCGGCGCTGAAATGA
- a CDS encoding universal stress protein: MQAIRSILVVMEPQHPEGLALKRAKLIAGVTQSHLHLLVCDKKGDHSAWLNDLSNTLGEEGFSVSTQQSWHDNPHQTIIAVQQAEGCGLVIKQHVPDNPLKKAILTPDDWKLLRYCPGPVLMVKTERPWTGGNILAAVDVGNADGEHRTLHAGIISHGYDIAGLAKGTLHVTTAHPTPMLSAADPTFQLKETIEARYREQCRSFQAEYDISDERLHVLEGPADVVIPQVAHQLDAAVTVIGTVARTGLSGALIGNTAEVILDALESDVLVLKPDEIIAHLEELVAQR; encoded by the coding sequence ATGCAAGCGATCCGTAGCATTCTGGTGGTGATGGAGCCCCAGCACCCCGAAGGCCTCGCACTGAAGCGGGCAAAACTGATAGCGGGAGTCACCCAGTCGCATCTGCACCTGCTGGTCTGCGACAAGAAAGGCGACCACAGCGCCTGGCTCAACGATCTCAGCAACACCCTCGGCGAAGAAGGCTTCAGCGTTTCCACCCAGCAGTCCTGGCATGACAACCCGCACCAGACCATCATCGCCGTGCAGCAGGCTGAAGGCTGTGGCCTGGTGATCAAGCAGCACGTTCCTGACAACCCATTGAAGAAAGCCATTCTTACCCCGGACGACTGGAAACTGCTGCGCTACTGCCCGGGTCCGGTGCTGATGGTCAAGACCGAGCGCCCCTGGACGGGCGGCAACATCCTCGCCGCCGTGGACGTAGGCAACGCCGATGGCGAGCACCGCACCCTGCATGCCGGGATCATCAGCCATGGCTATGACATTGCCGGCCTGGCCAAAGGCACCCTGCACGTGACTACCGCGCATCCGACACCGATGCTGTCGGCAGCCGACCCGACCTTCCAGCTCAAGGAAACCATCGAGGCGCGCTACCGCGAGCAGTGCCGCAGCTTCCAGGCCGAGTACGACATCAGCGACGAGCGCTTGCATGTACTCGAAGGCCCGGCCGACGTGGTGATTCCGCAGGTTGCCCACCAACTCGATGCCGCGGTCACGGTGATCGGCACCGTCGCGCGCACCGGGCTTTCCGGCGCACTGATCGGCAACACGGCCGAAGTCATACTCGACGCACTGGAAAGTGATGTGCTGGTGCTCAAGCCGGACGAAATCATCGCCCACCTCGAAGAGCTCGTTGCCCAACGCTGA
- a CDS encoding glutamine--tRNA ligase/YqeY domain fusion protein translates to MSKPTVEKAANFLRPIVQADLDSGKHAKIVTRFPPEPNGYLHIGHAKSICLNFGLAEEFGGQCNLRFDDTNPAKEDQEYIDAIKADVEWLGFKWAGEERYASNYFDQLHAWAIELIKAGKAFVCDLNAEEMREYRGSLNEPGKNSPFRDRSVEENLDLFARMKAGEFPDGARSLRAKIDMASPNINLRDPILYRIRHAHHHQTGDKWCIYPSYDFTHGQSDAIEGITHSICTLEFEDHRPLYEWFLANLPVPAQPRQYEFARLNLNYTITSKRKLKQLVDEKHVNGWDDPRMSTLSGYRRRGYTPASIRAFCDMIGVNRAGGLVDIGMLEFAIRDDLDANAARAMCVLKPLKVVITNYPEGQVENLELARHPKQDMGVRVLPFSREIYIDASDFEETPPDGFKRLIPGGEVRLRGSYVIRADEAIKDAAGNIVELRCSYDENTLGKNPEGRKVKGVIHWVPAAESVECEVRLYDRLFRSANPEKSEEGGSFLDNINPESLVVLTGCRAEPSLAKASADDRFQFEREGYFCLDKDSTADALVFNRTVTLRDSWGQ, encoded by the coding sequence ATGAGCAAGCCTACCGTCGAAAAAGCTGCCAACTTCCTGCGCCCCATCGTCCAGGCTGATCTGGACAGCGGCAAGCACGCCAAGATCGTGACCCGCTTTCCGCCGGAGCCCAACGGCTACCTGCACATCGGCCATGCCAAGAGCATCTGCCTGAACTTCGGCCTGGCCGAAGAGTTCGGCGGCCAGTGCAACCTGCGTTTCGACGACACCAACCCGGCCAAGGAAGACCAGGAATACATCGACGCGATCAAGGCCGATGTCGAGTGGCTGGGCTTCAAGTGGGCGGGCGAGGAGCGCTACGCCTCCAATTATTTCGACCAACTGCACGCCTGGGCCATCGAGCTGATCAAGGCCGGCAAGGCCTTCGTCTGCGACCTCAATGCCGAAGAGATGCGTGAATACCGCGGCAGCCTGAACGAGCCCGGCAAGAACAGCCCGTTCCGTGACCGCTCTGTCGAGGAAAACCTCGACCTGTTCGCCCGCATGAAGGCCGGTGAGTTCCCCGATGGTGCACGTTCGCTGCGCGCCAAGATTGATATGGCCTCGCCGAACATCAACCTGCGCGATCCGATCCTCTATCGCATTCGCCATGCCCATCACCACCAGACCGGCGACAAGTGGTGCATCTACCCGAGCTACGACTTCACCCACGGCCAGTCGGACGCCATCGAGGGCATTACCCACTCCATCTGCACCCTGGAGTTCGAAGATCACCGCCCGCTGTACGAATGGTTCCTGGCCAACCTGCCGGTGCCGGCGCAGCCGCGTCAGTACGAATTCGCCCGGCTGAACCTGAACTACACCATCACCAGCAAGCGCAAGCTCAAGCAGCTCGTCGACGAGAAGCACGTCAACGGCTGGGACGACCCGCGCATGTCGACGCTGTCCGGCTACCGTCGTCGCGGTTATACCCCGGCTTCGATCCGCGCATTCTGCGACATGATCGGCGTCAACCGTGCCGGCGGTCTGGTGGATATCGGCATGCTCGAATTCGCCATTCGCGATGATCTGGACGCCAACGCCGCGCGCGCCATGTGCGTGCTCAAGCCGCTGAAGGTGGTGATCACCAACTATCCAGAAGGCCAGGTCGAGAATCTGGAGCTGGCACGTCATCCCAAGCAGGACATGGGTGTACGCGTGCTGCCGTTCTCCCGCGAGATCTACATCGACGCCAGCGACTTCGAGGAAACCCCGCCGGATGGCTTCAAGCGCCTGATCCCCGGTGGCGAAGTGCGCCTGCGTGGCAGCTACGTGATTCGCGCCGACGAAGCCATCAAGGACGCCGCCGGCAATATCGTCGAGCTGCGCTGCTCCTATGACGAGAACACCCTGGGCAAGAACCCCGAAGGCCGCAAGGTCAAGGGCGTGATCCACTGGGTGCCAGCGGCCGAAAGCGTCGAGTGCGAAGTGCGCCTGTACGACCGTCTGTTCCGCTCGGCCAATCCGGAGAAGAGCGAAGAGGGCGGCAGCTTCCTCGACAACATCAATCCGGAATCGCTGGTGGTGCTCACTGGCTGCCGTGCAGAGCCGTCCCTGGCCAAGGCCAGCGCTGACGACCGCTTCCAGTTCGAGCGTGAAGGCTACTTCTGCCTGGACAAGGATTCGACCGCTGACGCGCTGGTGTTCAACCGTACCGTCACGCTGCGCGATTCGTGGGGTCAGTAA
- the cysS gene encoding cysteine--tRNA ligase, translating into MALSIYNTLSKVKEPFKPLEGNHVRMYVCGMTVYDFCHIGHARVMVAFDVVTRWLRQRGYEVTYVRNITDIDDKIIRRANENGEPFEVLVERMIAAMHEDEARLSVLRPDIEPRATGHIAGMHQMIQTLIDKGYAYAPGNGDVYYRVTKFETYGKLSRRKIDELKIGARIEVDEIKEDPLDFVLWKGAKPGEPSWDSPWGKGRPGWHIECSVMSTCCLGETFDIHGGGPDLVFPHHENEIAQSEAATGKQYANAWMHAGAVRVDGEKMSKSLGNFFTIREVLEKYHPEVVRYLLVSSHYRSPINYSEESLKEAKGALERFYNGLKGLPEAAPAGGEAYVERFGAAMDDDFNSPEACAVLFEMIREVNRLRESDVHAAAALAAQLKQLASVLGVLQLEPEAFLQAGAAGKVDAAEVDALIAARLQARAEKNWAESDRIRDQLTAMGVVLEDGKGGTTWRLAE; encoded by the coding sequence ATGGCACTGTCGATCTACAACACGCTGAGCAAGGTCAAGGAACCGTTCAAGCCGCTGGAAGGTAATCACGTACGCATGTACGTGTGCGGCATGACCGTTTATGACTTCTGCCACATCGGTCATGCCCGGGTGATGGTCGCCTTCGACGTCGTCACCCGCTGGCTGCGCCAGCGCGGCTATGAGGTGACCTACGTGCGCAATATCACCGACATCGACGACAAGATCATCCGCCGTGCCAACGAGAACGGCGAGCCGTTCGAGGTGTTGGTCGAGCGCATGATCGCGGCCATGCACGAGGACGAGGCGCGCCTGTCCGTGCTGCGCCCTGACATCGAGCCGCGTGCCACCGGGCACATCGCCGGCATGCACCAGATGATCCAGACCCTGATCGACAAGGGCTACGCCTATGCGCCCGGCAATGGCGACGTGTACTACCGCGTCACCAAGTTCGAGACCTACGGCAAGCTGTCGCGCCGCAAGATCGACGAGCTGAAGATCGGCGCACGCATCGAAGTCGACGAAATCAAGGAAGACCCGCTGGATTTCGTGCTGTGGAAAGGCGCCAAGCCGGGCGAGCCGAGCTGGGATTCGCCCTGGGGCAAGGGGCGCCCGGGTTGGCACATCGAGTGCTCCGTGATGTCCACCTGCTGCCTGGGCGAGACCTTCGACATCCACGGCGGCGGCCCGGACCTGGTATTCCCGCACCACGAGAACGAGATCGCGCAGAGCGAGGCGGCCACTGGCAAACAGTACGCCAATGCCTGGATGCACGCTGGCGCAGTGCGCGTGGATGGCGAGAAAATGTCCAAGAGTCTGGGCAACTTCTTCACCATTCGCGAGGTGCTGGAGAAGTACCACCCGGAGGTGGTGCGCTACCTGCTGGTGTCCAGCCATTACCGCAGCCCGATCAACTATTCGGAAGAAAGCCTCAAGGAAGCCAAGGGCGCGCTGGAGCGTTTCTACAACGGCCTGAAAGGTTTGCCGGAAGCAGCGCCTGCCGGTGGCGAGGCGTATGTGGAGCGCTTCGGTGCAGCGATGGACGACGATTTCAACTCGCCGGAAGCCTGCGCTGTGCTGTTCGAGATGATTCGCGAGGTCAACCGCCTGCGTGAGTCCGATGTGCATGCTGCCGCCGCTCTGGCGGCCCAGCTCAAGCAACTGGCCAGCGTGCTTGGCGTGCTGCAACTGGAGCCAGAGGCCTTCCTCCAGGCCGGTGCTGCCGGCAAGGTCGATGCAGCAGAGGTCGATGCACTGATCGCTGCACGCCTGCAGGCGCGTGCGGAGAAGAACTGGGCGGAAAGCGACCGCATCCGTGACCAGCTCACCGCCATGGGCGTGGTGTTGGAAGACGGTAAGGGCGGCACCACCTGGCGTCTGGCCGAGTAA
- the brnQ gene encoding branched-chain amino acid transport system II carrier protein codes for MTRLKGSDLLALGFMTFALFLGAGNIIFPPSAGLAAGENLLPAALGFLLTGVGLPLLTVVALARVGGGMDRLTAPLGKVAGAILAVAVYLAIGPLFATPRTAVVSFEMGIAPFTGNEGAPLLIYTLVYFAAVLFLSLNPGQLVDRIGKFITPVLLAALLVLGGAALFAPAGEIGVVAESYREAPLVQGFLQGYLTMDTLGALVFGIVIASAIRDRGVSDAGLVTRYSIIAGVIAAIGLSLVYLALFYLGATSQGIAGDAQNGVQVLTTYVQHTFGTPGSLLLAVVITLACLTTAVGLLTACGEFFSKLLPVSYRTVVIVFGLFSLVVANQGLTQLISFSIPVLVGLYPLAIVLVALSLADRLWVSQALVFVPVMAVTLVFGVADGVAATPWADKVPAWFGQLPLAGQSLGWLLPVAVTLVLVVALDRLLGLRQSATTA; via the coding sequence ATGACTCGTTTGAAAGGCTCGGACCTCCTGGCCCTCGGCTTCATGACATTTGCGTTGTTTCTCGGCGCAGGCAATATCATCTTCCCGCCCAGCGCTGGTCTTGCCGCCGGGGAGAATCTGCTTCCCGCAGCACTCGGCTTCCTGCTGACCGGCGTCGGCTTGCCGCTTTTGACTGTGGTGGCCCTGGCCCGAGTGGGCGGCGGTATGGATCGACTCACCGCTCCCCTGGGTAAGGTGGCGGGTGCAATCCTCGCGGTAGCGGTTTACCTGGCCATCGGTCCGCTGTTCGCCACGCCGCGTACCGCCGTGGTCTCCTTCGAGATGGGCATTGCGCCATTCACCGGTAACGAAGGTGCGCCGCTGCTGATCTATACCCTGGTGTATTTCGCGGCCGTGCTGTTTCTCTCGCTCAATCCCGGCCAGCTGGTCGACCGTATCGGTAAATTCATCACGCCGGTACTGCTGGCAGCGCTGCTGGTGCTGGGCGGCGCTGCGCTGTTCGCTCCGGCTGGCGAGATTGGCGTGGTAGCCGAGAGCTACCGCGAGGCGCCACTGGTGCAGGGCTTCCTGCAGGGCTACCTGACCATGGATACCCTGGGCGCGCTGGTGTTTGGCATCGTGATCGCCAGCGCCATTCGCGACCGTGGTGTCAGTGATGCAGGCCTGGTGACCCGTTATTCGATAATCGCCGGCGTTATCGCGGCCATCGGTCTGTCGCTGGTGTATCTGGCGCTGTTCTATCTCGGTGCTACCAGCCAGGGCATCGCCGGTGATGCGCAAAATGGCGTGCAGGTGTTGACCACCTACGTGCAACATACCTTCGGCACCCCCGGCAGCCTGCTGCTGGCGGTGGTCATCACCCTGGCCTGTCTGACCACCGCGGTTGGCCTGTTGACTGCCTGTGGCGAGTTCTTCAGCAAGCTGCTGCCGGTTTCCTATCGCACGGTAGTAATCGTTTTCGGTCTGTTCAGCCTGGTGGTGGCCAATCAGGGCCTGACCCAACTGATCAGTTTCTCGATTCCGGTTCTGGTGGGGCTGTATCCGCTGGCTATCGTGCTGGTTGCATTGAGCCTGGCCGATCGCCTGTGGGTTTCCCAGGCGCTGGTTTTCGTGCCGGTGATGGCCGTTACGCTGGTCTTCGGTGTTGCCGACGGTGTTGCCGCGACCCCATGGGCCGACAAGGTCCCCGCCTGGTTCGGGCAACTGCCTCTGGCCGGTCAGAGCCTGGGCTGGCTGCTGCCGGTGGCGGTGACGCTGGTTCTGGTGGTGGCGCTCGACCGCCTTCTGGGCCTGCGTCAGAGCGCTACCACTGCGTAA
- a CDS encoding peptidylprolyl isomerase — MIKLHTNHGVITLNLFADKAPETVANFEQYVKEGHYDGTIFHRVIGNFMIQGGGFEPGMKQKPTRAPIKNEANNGVANKVGTVAMARTMEPHSASAQFFINVADNAFLNHSAPTVQGWGYAVFGEVVEGMDVVEKIKGVATTMKSGHQDVPVDDVIIEKAEVV; from the coding sequence ATGATCAAACTGCACACCAACCACGGCGTCATCACCCTGAACCTGTTCGCCGACAAGGCCCCGGAAACCGTGGCCAACTTCGAGCAATACGTGAAGGAAGGCCATTACGACGGCACCATTTTCCACCGCGTGATCGGCAATTTCATGATCCAGGGCGGCGGTTTCGAACCGGGCATGAAGCAGAAGCCAACCCGCGCACCGATCAAGAACGAAGCCAACAACGGCGTCGCCAACAAGGTCGGCACCGTCGCCATGGCTCGCACCATGGAGCCGCACTCGGCCAGCGCGCAGTTCTTCATCAACGTCGCCGACAACGCCTTCCTCAACCACAGCGCGCCGACCGTTCAGGGCTGGGGCTACGCCGTATTCGGTGAAGTGGTCGAAGGCATGGACGTGGTCGAGAAGATCAAGGGCGTCGCCACCACCATGAAATCCGGCCACCAGGACGTACCGGTGGACGACGTGATCATCGAGAAGGCCGAAGTCGTCTGA
- a CDS encoding DUF599 family protein, with translation MLNSYPYLPHFLAALWFVLCWGGYTRYASSKARTTPCLASVLHLYREDWMRRMLLRDNRIADANVIGNLERNASFFASSTLIILAGILTVLGASDRALSLLADIPFVQQASRGLSEIKLLCLGIIFVYAFFTFSWCMRQYNFAAVLVGSAPMVGERHVTEQERKAFAERTARVISMAANQFNFGLRAYYFGMATLAWFINPWFFMLVTAGVVVVLYRREFHSDVLEVMVYTPTPAAEVAKEKSE, from the coding sequence ATGCTCAACAGCTATCCGTACCTGCCTCATTTTCTGGCCGCACTGTGGTTCGTTCTGTGCTGGGGCGGCTACACCCGCTATGCCTCCTCGAAGGCGCGAACCACACCCTGTCTGGCCAGCGTCCTGCACCTGTACCGTGAAGACTGGATGCGCCGCATGCTGCTGCGTGACAATCGCATTGCCGACGCCAACGTGATCGGTAACCTCGAGCGCAACGCCTCGTTCTTCGCCTCCAGCACGCTGATTATCCTGGCCGGTATCCTCACCGTGCTTGGCGCCTCCGACCGCGCCCTGTCGCTGCTGGCCGACATTCCTTTCGTGCAACAGGCCAGTCGTGGCCTATCCGAGATCAAGTTGCTGTGCCTGGGCATCATCTTCGTCTATGCCTTCTTCACCTTCAGCTGGTGCATGCGCCAGTACAACTTCGCAGCGGTGCTGGTGGGGTCGGCGCCGATGGTGGGTGAGCGGCATGTCACCGAGCAGGAGCGCAAGGCTTTCGCCGAGCGCACAGCACGGGTGATCTCGATGGCTGCCAACCAGTTCAACTTCGGTTTGCGCGCCTACTATTTCGGTATGGCAACCCTGGCGTGGTTCATCAACCCCTGGTTCTTCATGCTGGTGACTGCCGGCGTGGTCGTGGTGCTGTATCGCCGCGAGTTCCATTCGGATGTGCTGGAAGTGATGGTGTATACCCCAACGCCGGCCGCCGAGGTGGCCAAGGAGAAGAGTGAATGA
- a CDS encoding LysR family transcriptional regulator encodes METLSSIECFVRTAEAGSFAEAARRLGLTPAAVGKNVARLESNLGVRLFLRSTRRLTLTESGERFLAEVSGGLASIQGAVANLASSQGQPAGTLKVSMGVAFGRDYILPHLADFLARYPAITPDWHFDNRAVDLIGEGFDAAIGGGFELPPGAIARQLAPAHRVLLASPQYLASHSTIATPEDLTQHHGILIRSPQTGRVHSWPLRTRDDQQATFELKQRMTMNDPEAACHATLQGLGITLVSTVHALPYMQRGSLQRVLPDWYVDTGSLSLYFSAQKLLPAKTRVFIDFIVERFREHRWAERFDARQPR; translated from the coding sequence ATGGAAACCCTCAGCAGCATCGAGTGCTTCGTCCGCACCGCCGAGGCAGGCAGCTTCGCCGAAGCCGCGCGACGCCTGGGTTTGACCCCGGCAGCCGTTGGCAAGAACGTTGCCCGCCTGGAGTCCAACCTCGGCGTGCGCCTGTTCCTGCGCAGTACACGCCGGCTGACCCTGACCGAATCCGGCGAACGCTTTCTGGCGGAAGTGAGCGGCGGCCTGGCGAGCATTCAGGGCGCAGTGGCGAACCTGGCGAGCAGCCAGGGGCAACCAGCGGGCACGCTGAAGGTGAGCATGGGCGTGGCTTTCGGTCGCGACTATATCCTGCCGCACCTGGCCGATTTCCTCGCCCGTTACCCAGCGATCACCCCGGACTGGCACTTCGATAACCGTGCCGTCGATCTCATTGGTGAAGGTTTCGACGCAGCCATCGGTGGCGGCTTCGAATTGCCTCCCGGCGCGATTGCCCGGCAACTGGCGCCTGCCCACCGGGTGCTGCTGGCGTCGCCGCAGTACCTCGCCAGCCACTCCACCATCGCCACGCCGGAGGATCTGACGCAGCATCACGGCATCCTGATTCGCTCGCCGCAGACTGGCCGGGTGCACAGCTGGCCGCTGCGCACGCGTGATGATCAGCAAGCCACCTTCGAACTGAAGCAGCGCATGACCATGAATGATCCCGAGGCGGCTTGCCATGCCACCCTGCAAGGCCTTGGCATCACCCTGGTCAGCACCGTCCATGCGCTGCCCTATATGCAACGCGGCAGCCTGCAGCGGGTATTACCGGACTGGTACGTCGACACCGGCAGCCTGAGCCTGTACTTCAGCGCGCAGAAACTGCTGCCGGCCAAGACGCGGGTATTCATCGACTTCATCGTCGAGCGATTTCGCGAACATCGCTGGGCGGAGCGTTTCGACGCTCGCCAACCGCGCTAG